A genomic window from Agreia sp. COWG includes:
- the rpoB gene encoding DNA-directed RNA polymerase subunit beta, with the protein MAAARNATTNSPKTGRNASRLSFAKITDTLTVPDLLALQTESFDWLVGNDIWKERVAEAKKAGRQDLANNSGLEEIFEEISPIEDLGETMQLSFTAPFLEPEKYTIDECKERGKTYAAPLYVEAEFMNHQTGEIKTQTVFMGDFPLMTERGTFIINGTERVVVSQLVRSPGVYFERAQEKTSDKDIYSSRIIPSRGAWLEFEIDKRDQVGVRIDRKRKQSVTVFLKALGLTSEEILSEFKGYASIEATLEKDTILTKEEALKDIYRKLRPGEQVAAEAARALLDNFYFNSKRYDLAKVGRYKINRKLGIESALSNSVLTTEDIIATIKYLVALHDNQTTIPGTREGKKVDIRLDVDDIDHFGNRRIRAVGELIQNQVRTGLSRMERVVRERMTTQDIEAITPQTLINVRPVVAAIKEFFGTSQLSQFMDQNNPLAGLTHKRRLSALGPGGLSRERAGVEVRDVHPSHYGRMCPIETPEGPNIGLIGSLASFARINSFGFIETPYRRVVDGVVTATIDYLTASEEDEYIVAQANAPLTSDARFAEPRVLARRKGGEVDLFPAEDIGYMDVSPRQMVSVATSLIPFLEHDDANRALMGANMQRQAVPLLRSESPLVGTGMEGYAAIDAGDVVTTLKAGVVSEVSADVVTIQLDEGGTQDYYLRKFDRSNQGTSYNHRVIVSEGERVEVGQVLADGPATENGELALGKNLLVAFMPWEGYNFEDAMILSQNLVKDDVLSSIHIEEYEVDARDTKLGKEEITRDLPNVSPELLADLDERGIIRIGAEVRPGDILVGKVTPKGETELSAEERLLRAIFNEKSREVRDTSLKVPHGEQGTIIAVKEFSAENDDELGSGVNQRVVVYIAQKRKITEGDKLAGRHGNKGVISKILPVEDMPFLADGTPVDIVLNPLGIPGRMNFGQVLETHLGWIAKQGWEVEGKPKWAAELPEQARQAAPNTKVATPVFDGAFEEEIAGLLDSTTKTRDGDRLIGSSGKARLFDGRSGEPYPEPISVGYMYILKLHHLVDDKIHARSTGPYSMITQQPLGGKAQFGGQRFGEMEVWALEAYGAAYALQELLTIKSDDILGRVKVYEAIVKGENIQEPGIPESFKVLIKEMQSLCLNVEVLSADGTAVSLRDTDDEVFRAAEELGINISTRFESSSIDDI; encoded by the coding sequence TTGGCTGCTGCGCGCAACGCAACCACCAACTCACCCAAGACCGGGAGAAACGCATCGCGTCTCTCGTTCGCGAAGATCACAGACACTCTGACGGTCCCGGATCTGCTCGCTCTGCAGACCGAGAGCTTCGACTGGCTCGTCGGAAACGACATCTGGAAAGAGCGCGTCGCCGAGGCGAAGAAGGCCGGTCGTCAAGACCTGGCCAACAACTCGGGACTCGAAGAGATCTTCGAGGAGATCTCTCCGATCGAAGACCTCGGCGAGACGATGCAGCTGAGCTTCACCGCTCCGTTCCTCGAGCCCGAGAAGTACACGATCGACGAGTGCAAGGAGCGCGGCAAGACCTACGCGGCTCCCCTCTATGTCGAGGCCGAGTTCATGAACCACCAGACCGGTGAGATCAAGACCCAGACCGTCTTCATGGGTGACTTCCCGCTGATGACCGAGCGTGGAACGTTCATCATCAACGGCACCGAGCGTGTCGTCGTGTCGCAGCTCGTCCGCAGCCCGGGCGTCTACTTCGAGCGCGCCCAGGAGAAGACCTCCGACAAGGACATCTACTCCTCGCGCATCATCCCGAGCCGTGGTGCCTGGCTCGAGTTCGAGATCGACAAGCGCGACCAGGTCGGTGTGCGCATCGACCGCAAGCGCAAGCAGAGCGTCACCGTCTTCCTCAAGGCCCTCGGCCTCACGAGCGAAGAGATCCTCTCGGAGTTCAAGGGCTACGCCTCGATCGAGGCCACCCTCGAAAAGGACACGATCCTCACGAAGGAAGAGGCGCTCAAGGACATCTACCGCAAGCTGCGTCCGGGCGAGCAGGTTGCCGCCGAGGCCGCGCGTGCGCTGCTCGACAACTTCTACTTCAACTCGAAGCGGTATGACCTGGCGAAGGTCGGTCGGTACAAGATCAACCGCAAGCTCGGCATCGAGAGCGCGCTGAGCAACTCGGTTCTCACCACCGAGGACATCATCGCCACGATCAAGTACCTGGTCGCCCTCCACGACAACCAGACCACGATCCCCGGAACCCGCGAGGGCAAGAAGGTCGACATCCGGCTCGACGTCGACGACATCGACCACTTCGGAAACCGTCGCATCCGCGCCGTGGGCGAGCTCATTCAGAACCAGGTGCGCACCGGACTCTCCCGCATGGAGCGCGTCGTTCGCGAGCGCATGACCACGCAGGACATCGAGGCGATCACGCCGCAGACCCTGATCAACGTGCGCCCCGTCGTCGCCGCGATCAAGGAGTTCTTCGGAACCAGCCAGCTGTCGCAGTTCATGGACCAGAACAACCCCCTCGCGGGACTGACGCACAAGCGTCGCCTCTCTGCGCTGGGCCCGGGTGGTCTGAGCCGCGAGCGCGCCGGCGTCGAGGTGCGAGACGTCCACCCCTCGCACTATGGCCGCATGTGCCCGATCGAGACCCCGGAAGGCCCGAACATCGGCCTGATCGGCTCGCTGGCATCATTCGCGCGCATCAACTCGTTCGGTTTCATCGAGACCCCCTACCGTCGCGTCGTCGACGGCGTGGTCACGGCGACCATCGACTACCTGACCGCGAGCGAAGAAGACGAGTACATCGTCGCCCAGGCGAACGCGCCGCTCACCAGCGATGCCCGCTTCGCCGAGCCCCGCGTCCTCGCCCGCCGCAAGGGCGGAGAGGTCGACCTGTTCCCGGCCGAAGACATCGGCTACATGGATGTCTCGCCGCGCCAGATGGTGTCGGTCGCGACCAGCCTCATCCCGTTCCTCGAGCACGACGATGCGAACCGCGCCCTCATGGGTGCGAACATGCAGCGCCAGGCCGTTCCGCTCTTGCGCAGCGAGAGCCCGCTCGTCGGTACCGGTATGGAGGGCTACGCCGCCATCGACGCGGGTGACGTCGTCACCACGCTGAAGGCCGGTGTCGTCTCCGAGGTGTCGGCAGACGTCGTCACCATCCAGCTCGACGAGGGCGGAACCCAGGACTACTACCTGCGCAAGTTCGACCGCTCGAACCAGGGCACGAGCTACAACCACCGCGTCATCGTCTCCGAGGGTGAGCGGGTAGAGGTCGGCCAGGTTCTGGCCGATGGTCCTGCCACCGAGAACGGCGAGCTCGCGCTCGGAAAGAACCTGCTCGTGGCATTCATGCCATGGGAGGGCTACAACTTCGAAGACGCGATGATCCTGAGCCAGAACCTGGTGAAAGACGACGTGCTCTCCTCGATCCACATCGAGGAGTACGAGGTCGACGCGCGCGACACCAAGCTGGGTAAAGAGGAGATCACCCGTGACCTCCCCAACGTCTCGCCCGAGCTGCTCGCAGACCTCGACGAGCGCGGCATCATCCGCATCGGTGCCGAGGTGCGCCCCGGCGACATCCTCGTGGGCAAGGTCACGCCGAAGGGCGAGACCGAGCTTTCTGCCGAGGAGCGCCTGCTGCGCGCCATCTTCAACGAGAAGAGCCGCGAGGTTCGTGACACGTCCCTGAAGGTGCCCCACGGCGAGCAGGGAACGATCATCGCCGTCAAGGAGTTCTCGGCAGAGAACGACGACGAGCTCGGTTCGGGTGTCAACCAGCGTGTTGTGGTCTACATCGCCCAGAAGCGCAAGATCACCGAGGGCGACAAGCTCGCCGGTCGTCACGGTAACAAGGGCGTCATCTCCAAGATCCTCCCGGTCGAAGACATGCCGTTCCTGGCAGACGGCACGCCCGTCGACATCGTGCTGAACCCGCTGGGTATTCCTGGACGAATGAACTTCGGCCAGGTTCTCGAGACCCACCTCGGCTGGATCGCCAAGCAGGGCTGGGAGGTCGAAGGCAAGCCCAAGTGGGCAGCCGAGCTGCCAGAACAGGCCCGCCAGGCCGCCCCGAACACCAAGGTCGCGACCCCGGTGTTCGACGGTGCTTTTGAAGAGGAGATCGCCGGTCTGCTCGATTCGACCACCAAGACCCGTGATGGCGACCGCCTGATCGGATCGTCTGGAAAGGCCCGTCTCTTCGACGGCCGCTCCGGCGAGCCGTACCCGGAGCCAATCTCCGTCGGTTACATGTACATCCTGAAGCTGCACCACCTCGTCGACGACAAGATCCACGCTCGCTCGACGGGTCCGTACTCCATGATCACGCAGCAGCCGCTGGGTGGTAAGGCGCAGTTCGGTGGACAGCGTTTCGGTGAGATGGAGGTCTGGGCCCTCGAGGCCTATGGAGCCGCGTACGCGCTCCAGGAGCTTCTGACCATCAAGTCCGACGACATCCTCGGCCGTGTGAAGGTCTACGAGGCGATCGTCAAGGGCGAGAACATCCAGGAGCCCGGTATTCCCGAGAGCTTCAAGGTGCTCATCAAGGAGATGCAGTCGCTGTGTCTGAACGTCGAGGTTCTCTCGGCCGACGGAACAGCAGTGAGCCTGCGCGACACGGATGACGAGGTCTTCCGTGCCGCCGAGGAACTCGGCATCAACATCTCCACCCGGTTCGAGTCGTCGTCGATCGACGACATCTAG
- a CDS encoding TetR/AcrR family transcriptional regulator: MRSTAVERRSDASRVALSHFARGGYDGTAVSAIAAELGVSQPYLFKLFASKSALFVACVHLCYDMIEQNAVDSLDAAAADGRTPTLDDIGAAYRQSIADSDLLMFQLQAWAASGAHPEIKAVVAERFVHSLELGRKLTGSSADQMNDVFARGTRLVVTSVLGIELLA, encoded by the coding sequence ATGAGAAGTACCGCCGTCGAGCGCCGTTCCGACGCCTCCCGCGTCGCCCTCTCGCACTTCGCCCGCGGGGGCTATGACGGAACGGCCGTGAGCGCCATCGCGGCGGAGCTCGGCGTCTCGCAGCCCTACCTCTTCAAACTATTCGCCAGCAAGTCGGCGCTCTTCGTCGCCTGTGTGCACCTCTGCTACGACATGATCGAGCAGAATGCCGTCGACTCCCTCGACGCGGCCGCCGCCGACGGGCGCACGCCCACCCTCGACGACATCGGCGCGGCCTACCGGCAGAGCATCGCCGACTCAGACCTGCTGATGTTCCAGCTGCAGGCCTGGGCGGCATCGGGTGCGCACCCCGAGATCAAGGCGGTCGTTGCCGAACGCTTCGTGCACTCGCTCGAACTGGGCAGGAAGCTGACCGGCTCGAGTGCCGACCAGATGAACGACGTGTTCGCCCGAGGCACCAGGCTCGTCGTCACCTCGGTGCTCGGAATCGAGCTGCTGGCCTGA
- a CDS encoding spermidine synthase → MSRSPRGTDRAETQHPYATLSKSGFQARIEADRYSPGSFLLVVDGTPQSHVDLDDPTHLSFEYVRRIGHGIDLVRPDGESITAVHLGGGGLTLPRYVAATRPGSRQQVVEYESDLVELVRRELPLPKDAQIRIRHGDAREVLGALPPGLVGNVDLLVVDVFSGARTPAHVTSAEFYTLGRTLLAADGLIAVNVADGAGLAFARGQAATLSSVFDHVAIVLDSQMLKAKRFGNVVMFASREPLPFDRMPRLVAGDPVASKVVTGKELVNFIAGAPVVTDQTAVKSPPPGRSIFQIKP, encoded by the coding sequence ATGAGCAGATCTCCGCGAGGCACAGACAGGGCTGAGACGCAGCATCCTTATGCAACGCTGTCGAAGAGCGGCTTCCAGGCGCGCATCGAGGCCGACCGCTACTCGCCCGGCTCCTTCCTCTTGGTCGTCGACGGAACCCCGCAGTCGCACGTCGACCTCGACGATCCCACCCACCTCTCGTTCGAATACGTGCGCCGAATCGGCCATGGCATCGACCTCGTGCGGCCCGACGGCGAGTCCATCACCGCGGTGCACCTCGGAGGCGGCGGACTCACGCTGCCCCGCTACGTGGCCGCGACGCGACCGGGTTCGCGCCAGCAGGTCGTCGAGTACGAGAGCGACCTCGTCGAACTCGTGCGCCGGGAGCTGCCGCTACCGAAGGACGCGCAGATCCGCATCCGGCACGGCGACGCCCGCGAGGTGCTCGGTGCCCTTCCCCCCGGCCTTGTCGGCAACGTCGACCTGCTGGTGGTGGATGTCTTCAGCGGCGCCCGCACGCCAGCACACGTGACGAGCGCCGAGTTCTATACGCTCGGCCGCACCCTGCTCGCGGCCGACGGGCTCATCGCGGTGAACGTCGCCGACGGCGCGGGCCTCGCGTTCGCCCGCGGCCAGGCCGCCACCCTCTCGAGCGTGTTCGATCACGTGGCGATCGTGCTCGACTCACAGATGTTGAAGGCAAAGCGCTTCGGCAATGTGGTGATGTTCGCCTCACGCGAGCCGCTGCCGTTCGACCGGATGCCCCGGCTCGTCGCGGGCGATCCCGTCGCGTCGAAGGTGGTCACGGGCAAGGAACTGGTCAACTTCATAGCCGGCGCCCCGGTGGTGACCGACCAGACCGCGGTGAAATCGCCTCCCCCCGGTCGCAGCATCTTCCAGATCAAGCCCTGA
- a CDS encoding DNA-directed RNA polymerase subunit beta': MLDVTTFDELRIGLATADDIRKWSHGEVKKPETINYRTLKPEKDGLFGEQIFGPSRDWECSCGKYKRVRFKGIVCERCGVEVTKSSVRRERMGHIELAAPVTHIWYFKGVPSRLGYLLDMAPKDLEKVIYFAAYMIISVDEDARHEDMPGLENELRLEIKTLSDQRDSTIAKRLERLETDLAALEAEGAKSDQKRRTKDSAEKEMGQTRKAYDEQIGQLERVWEDFRSLKVGELKPEDAVFHELQDRYGQYFSAYMGAEAIKKRLEAFDLVTEGENLHLQIAEGKGQKKIRAIKRLRVVSSFLATGNSPAAMVLDVVPVIPPELRPMVQLDGGRFATSDLNDLYRRVINRNNRLRRLLDLGAPEIIVNNEKRMLQEAVDALFDNGRRGRPVTGTGNRALKSLSDMLKGKQGRFRQNLLGKRVDYSGRSVIIVGPQLKLHQCGLPKQMALELFKPFVIKRLIDLSHAQNIKAAKRMVERSRPQVWDVLEEIIRERPVLLNRAPTLHRLGIQAFEPQLVEGKAIQLHPLVCAAFNADFDGDQMAVHLPLSVEAQAEARILMLASNNILKPSDGRPVTLPTQDMIIGLHHLTTVKEGAIGEGRAFSSVAEAILAHDQKSLDLNAPVKIRLHDVHFGENEGPADYVDGPVIVETTLGRALFNEALPADYPYIQAVADKGQLSEIVNDLAERYPKVEVAASLDRIKDAGFYWASRSGVTVALSDILTPPNKREIVQGYEKQAAKVQGQFEKGLTTDLERRQELIQIWTKATEEVAQAMRDNFPKDNTINRMVTSGARGNWLQVRNIAGMRGLVNNPKGEIIPRPIISSYREGLSVAEYFIATHGARKGLADTALRTADSGYLTRRLVDVSQDVIIREDDCGTTKGLDLPIALEGADGTWTKDPNVENSVFARSLAADAVDAKGTVVAEAGDDVGDVLIDKLVAAGVNHIKVRSVLTCESAVGVCAACYGRSLATGLLVDIGEAVGIIAAQSIGEPGTQLTMRTFHTGGSASADDITQGLPRVQELFEARTPKGASPIAEAAGRVHIEDTDRSRKVILTPDNGDEPIAYPVLKRSTLLIEDGQHVELGHQIIIGAVDPKEVLRVKGVREVQKHLVGGVQGVYRSQGVPIHDKHIEVIVRQMLRKVTVVEHGDTDLLPGELVDRARYNTLNREALTQGKKTASARQEVMGITKASLATESWLSAASFQETTRVLTQAAMEGKSDPLMGLKENVIIGKLIPAGTGLPRYRDVAVEATDEAKAERYPNRIFTDDASFSEADLSFVDFDSFSSDDYTPGTYN, from the coding sequence TTGCTGGACGTTACAACTTTTGACGAACTGCGAATCGGACTTGCCACGGCAGACGACATCCGCAAGTGGTCACACGGTGAGGTAAAGAAGCCGGAAACGATCAACTACCGCACGCTGAAGCCCGAGAAGGACGGTCTCTTCGGAGAGCAGATCTTCGGGCCGAGCCGTGACTGGGAGTGTTCCTGCGGCAAGTACAAGCGGGTGCGATTCAAGGGAATCGTCTGCGAGCGCTGCGGCGTCGAGGTCACCAAGTCCTCGGTCCGTCGCGAGCGCATGGGCCACATCGAGCTCGCCGCCCCCGTCACCCACATCTGGTACTTCAAGGGCGTTCCGTCGCGCTTGGGCTACCTGCTCGACATGGCGCCGAAAGACCTCGAGAAGGTCATCTACTTCGCCGCGTACATGATCATCTCGGTCGACGAAGATGCACGCCACGAGGACATGCCCGGCCTTGAGAACGAGCTTCGGCTCGAGATCAAGACGCTGTCCGACCAGCGCGACTCCACGATCGCGAAGCGCCTCGAGCGCCTCGAGACCGATCTCGCTGCCCTGGAGGCAGAGGGAGCCAAGAGCGACCAGAAGCGTCGCACGAAGGACTCCGCCGAGAAGGAGATGGGACAGACCCGCAAGGCGTACGACGAGCAGATCGGCCAGCTCGAGCGCGTGTGGGAGGACTTCCGCAGCCTCAAGGTCGGCGAGCTCAAGCCGGAAGACGCCGTCTTCCACGAGCTTCAGGACCGCTACGGCCAGTACTTCAGCGCCTACATGGGTGCCGAGGCCATCAAGAAGCGCCTCGAGGCCTTCGACCTGGTGACCGAGGGTGAGAACCTGCACCTGCAGATCGCCGAGGGCAAGGGCCAGAAGAAGATCCGCGCCATCAAGCGACTGCGCGTGGTGTCCTCCTTCCTCGCGACCGGCAACTCGCCGGCCGCCATGGTGCTCGACGTCGTTCCCGTCATTCCGCCGGAACTGCGCCCGATGGTGCAGCTCGACGGTGGCCGGTTCGCGACGAGCGACCTGAACGACCTCTACCGTCGTGTCATCAACCGCAACAACCGCCTGCGTCGCCTGCTCGACCTCGGTGCTCCCGAGATCATCGTGAACAACGAGAAGCGCATGCTGCAGGAGGCCGTCGACGCACTGTTCGACAACGGTCGTCGTGGTCGCCCCGTCACGGGTACCGGCAACCGCGCCCTGAAGTCCCTGAGTGACATGCTCAAGGGAAAGCAGGGTCGTTTCCGCCAGAACCTGCTCGGAAAGCGCGTCGACTACTCCGGTCGTTCGGTCATCATCGTCGGCCCGCAGCTGAAGCTGCACCAGTGCGGTCTGCCCAAGCAGATGGCACTCGAGCTATTCAAGCCGTTCGTGATCAAGCGCCTCATCGATCTGAGCCACGCTCAGAACATCAAGGCAGCGAAGCGCATGGTCGAGCGCAGCCGTCCGCAGGTGTGGGACGTACTCGAAGAGATCATCCGCGAGCGCCCGGTTCTTCTGAACCGCGCACCCACGCTGCACCGACTGGGCATCCAGGCTTTCGAGCCCCAGCTCGTCGAGGGCAAGGCCATCCAGCTCCACCCGCTCGTGTGTGCGGCGTTCAACGCCGACTTCGACGGTGACCAGATGGCCGTACACCTTCCGCTGAGTGTCGAGGCCCAGGCCGAGGCGCGCATCCTGATGCTCGCGTCGAACAACATCCTGAAGCCGTCCGACGGTCGTCCGGTGACCCTGCCCACCCAGGACATGATCATCGGCCTGCACCACCTCACCACGGTGAAGGAAGGGGCGATCGGCGAAGGCCGCGCGTTCTCCTCCGTCGCCGAGGCGATCCTGGCGCACGACCAGAAGTCGCTCGACCTCAACGCACCCGTGAAGATCCGTCTGCACGACGTGCACTTCGGCGAGAACGAGGGTCCGGCAGACTACGTCGACGGCCCCGTCATCGTCGAGACCACGCTGGGTCGCGCCCTCTTCAACGAGGCGCTTCCGGCCGACTACCCCTACATCCAGGCTGTCGCAGACAAGGGCCAGCTCTCCGAGATCGTCAATGACCTCGCCGAGCGCTACCCCAAGGTCGAGGTCGCTGCATCGCTCGACCGCATCAAGGACGCCGGCTTCTACTGGGCCAGCCGTTCCGGTGTGACCGTCGCGCTCAGCGACATCCTGACCCCGCCGAACAAGCGCGAGATCGTGCAGGGCTACGAGAAGCAGGCCGCCAAGGTTCAGGGCCAGTTCGAGAAGGGTCTCACGACCGACCTCGAGCGTCGCCAGGAGCTCATCCAGATCTGGACCAAGGCAACCGAAGAGGTCGCGCAGGCCATGCGCGACAACTTCCCGAAGGACAACACCATCAACCGCATGGTGACCTCCGGTGCCCGTGGTAACTGGCTGCAGGTGCGCAACATCGCCGGTATGCGAGGCCTGGTGAACAACCCGAAGGGTGAGATCATCCCTCGCCCGATCATCTCGAGCTACCGCGAGGGACTCTCGGTCGCCGAGTACTTCATCGCGACGCACGGTGCCCGCAAGGGTCTGGCCGACACGGCCCTCCGTACGGCCGACTCGGGATACCTCACGCGTCGTCTCGTCGACGTCTCGCAGGACGTCATCATCCGCGAAGACGACTGCGGAACTACCAAGGGACTCGACCTGCCGATCGCGCTCGAGGGCGCGGACGGCACATGGACCAAGGACCCGAACGTCGAGAACTCGGTGTTCGCTCGTTCGCTGGCCGCTGACGCCGTCGACGCCAAGGGCACTGTCGTGGCCGAGGCCGGAGACGATGTCGGAGACGTTCTGATCGACAAGCTGGTTGCGGCCGGAGTGAACCACATCAAGGTGCGCTCGGTCCTGACCTGCGAGTCGGCCGTCGGTGTGTGTGCTGCCTGCTACGGCCGCTCGCTCGCCACGGGTCTTCTCGTCGACATCGGCGAGGCCGTCGGTATCATCGCGGCCCAGTCGATCGGTGAGCCCGGAACCCAGCTGACGATGCGTACCTTCCACACGGGTGGTTCGGCATCGGCAGACGACATCACGCAGGGTCTGCCCCGCGTGCAGGAGCTGTTCGAGGCTCGTACCCCCAAGGGTGCGTCCCCGATCGCCGAAGCAGCGGGCCGCGTGCACATCGAGGACACCGACCGTAGCCGCAAGGTCATCCTGACCCCCGACAACGGCGACGAGCCGATCGCGTACCCGGTGCTGAAGCGTTCGACGCTTCTCATCGAGGACGGTCAGCACGTCGAGCTCGGCCACCAGATCATCATCGGCGCGGTCGACCCGAAAGAGGTCCTGCGCGTCAAGGGTGTCCGCGAGGTGCAGAAGCACCTCGTCGGTGGTGTCCAGGGCGTCTACCGCTCGCAGGGTGTGCCGATTCACGACAAGCACATCGAGGTCATCGTTCGTCAGATGCTCCGCAAGGTGACTGTCGTCGAGCACGGTGACACCGACCTGCTGCCGGGCGAGCTCGTCGACCGGGCGCGTTACAACACGCTCAACCGCGAGGCGCTCACCCAGGGCAAGAAGACGGCATCCGCTCGTCAAGAGGTCATGGGTATCACCAAGGCGTCGCTCGCGACCGAGTCGTGGCTTTCCGCCGCGTCGTTCCAGGAGACCACGCGTGTTCTCACGCAGGCCGCCATGGAAGGCAAGAGCGACCCGCTGATGGGTCTGAAGGAGAACGTCATCATCGGAAAGCTCATCCCCGCCGGAACGGGACTGCCGCGTTACCGCGACGTCGCCGTCGAGGCCACGGATGAGGCGAAGGCGGAGCGGTACCCGAACCGCATCTTCACCGATGACGCGTCGTTCTCAGAAGCCGATCTGTCGTTCGTCGACTTCGACAGCTTCTCGAGCGACGACTACACCCCCGGTACCTACAACTAA
- a CDS encoding dienelactone hydrolase family protein — MKRTFLRTNAFMLVLALALCLVSALGAFFVQNDGGHVTTKDMEWETSSGETLSALLFKPDTATADSKAPAVVVAHGWWNNREMQDAVYVELARRGFVVVSVDLYGHGNSGPLDQKDIPVNGTGMYDAVKLVAELPYVDVNSIGIEGHSNGARAANYSVVADNAADTQLISSVLLVDNEAFYAQEDGSYFNLYGSRDVGLVADQYDEFFFRSYDASGTAITKPRDFVTTPNAQSFLGFGQDPSTLTEKRVAGEFYSDTIDGEDASRVLYTPAQTHPWGPFSKQTVEDTVDYFEKTLGSPNPVAAESQVWQWKEAFNALGLVGFGIFLVAFAKALLGTRAFAGLRRTESVPLEARTRAGLAWFWGGLVVSAIVSGVSYIALAQNESIGALSFNSVPSAFPQGAVFFIALWAAINGAVTLLVAAISYFAYGRRTGVDLRATGLLPGWKKFFQGIGLGAIVVIAAFGIVAIVDYFFKTDFRIWVLAVKWFTPDKIWWSFLYLPFFLVYFVSNSIAINVFSRFAIGGKEWVNTAILALFNCLAPLVLVVAQYTTFFVTGELIPGFPGINSIWLFPVIVILAVAAIVSRKIYRATNNPYIGGFIMAATVALVSVSNTLTVTG, encoded by the coding sequence ATGAAACGCACATTCCTGCGCACCAACGCATTCATGCTGGTGCTCGCTCTCGCACTCTGCCTGGTCTCGGCGCTCGGCGCCTTCTTCGTCCAGAACGACGGCGGGCACGTGACCACAAAAGACATGGAGTGGGAGACCTCGTCGGGTGAGACGCTGAGCGCGCTCCTGTTCAAGCCCGACACGGCGACAGCCGACAGCAAGGCACCCGCCGTCGTGGTCGCCCACGGCTGGTGGAACAACCGCGAGATGCAAGACGCGGTGTACGTGGAGCTCGCCCGGCGCGGATTCGTCGTCGTCTCGGTCGACCTCTACGGCCACGGTAACTCCGGCCCGCTCGATCAGAAGGACATCCCCGTCAACGGCACGGGCATGTACGACGCGGTGAAGCTCGTGGCCGAGCTGCCCTACGTCGACGTGAACAGCATCGGAATCGAGGGGCACTCGAACGGGGCCCGCGCCGCGAACTACAGCGTGGTCGCCGACAACGCTGCCGACACCCAGCTCATCTCGTCTGTACTGCTGGTCGACAACGAGGCGTTCTACGCGCAGGAGGACGGCTCCTACTTCAACCTGTACGGCTCGCGTGACGTCGGACTCGTCGCCGACCAGTACGACGAGTTCTTCTTCCGCAGCTACGACGCGAGCGGCACCGCCATCACCAAGCCGCGGGACTTCGTCACCACCCCCAACGCCCAGTCGTTCCTCGGCTTCGGTCAAGACCCGAGCACCCTGACCGAGAAGCGCGTCGCCGGTGAGTTCTACAGCGACACGATCGACGGCGAGGATGCCTCGCGCGTTCTCTACACGCCGGCCCAGACGCACCCGTGGGGCCCCTTCTCGAAGCAGACCGTCGAAGACACCGTGGACTACTTCGAGAAGACTCTCGGCAGCCCCAACCCGGTCGCTGCAGAGTCTCAGGTCTGGCAGTGGAAGGAGGCGTTCAACGCACTGGGCCTTGTCGGCTTCGGCATCTTCTTGGTCGCCTTCGCCAAGGCGCTTCTGGGCACCCGAGCATTCGCCGGGCTACGCCGCACCGAGTCTGTGCCGCTGGAGGCCCGCACTCGCGCCGGCCTCGCCTGGTTCTGGGGCGGACTGGTGGTGTCGGCCATCGTGTCGGGGGTGAGCTACATCGCCCTCGCACAGAACGAGAGCATCGGGGCGCTGTCCTTCAACTCCGTGCCATCGGCGTTCCCGCAGGGTGCGGTGTTCTTCATCGCACTCTGGGCCGCCATCAACGGAGCGGTGACCCTGCTGGTCGCGGCGATCTCGTACTTTGCCTACGGACGACGCACCGGGGTCGACCTTCGTGCCACCGGCCTCCTGCCTGGCTGGAAGAAGTTCTTCCAGGGCATCGGCCTCGGCGCGATCGTCGTCATCGCCGCCTTCGGCATCGTCGCGATCGTGGACTACTTCTTCAAGACCGACTTCCGCATCTGGGTGCTGGCGGTCAAGTGGTTCACGCCCGACAAGATCTGGTGGTCATTCCTCTACCTGCCGTTCTTCCTGGTCTACTTCGTGTCGAACTCCATCGCGATCAACGTGTTCAGCCGCTTCGCCATCGGAGGCAAGGAATGGGTGAACACGGCGATCCTCGCGTTGTTCAACTGCCTCGCACCACTGGTGCTGGTCGTGGCTCAATACACCACGTTCTTCGTCACCGGTGAGCTGATTCCCGGATTCCCCGGCATCAACAGCATCTGGCTGTTCCCCGTGATCGTCATCCTCGCGGTGGCCGCGATCGTGTCGCGCAAGATCTACCGGGCGACGAACAACCCCTACATCGGCGGCTTCATCATGGCGGCCACGGTGGCGCTCGTCTCGGTGAGCAACACCCTGACGGTGACAGGCTGA